Proteins found in one Hirundo rustica isolate bHirRus1 chromosome Z, bHirRus1.pri.v3, whole genome shotgun sequence genomic segment:
- the EDA2R gene encoding tumor necrosis factor receptor superfamily member 27, with product MACQESEYLDDQKKCVPCRKCMPGQELSKDCGDGSGGDAQCVACPPRKFKDRWGHHGCKPCLSCALINRLQKSNCTATADAVCGECLPGFYRKARISGQLEWECIPCTKQTPSSEPQCRSRTNLVKVAVPTVPPQDTALLALTSSALVIIVLVLLALSIIYCKRFWKSQCQRVFLRTQNFSGQRATFPTAAAPSRFLCEEQMSGPCCLGVKNLSPCYRQAEGPVEAVQFISDGEAVGLQLPSLQPEMDLPPAITASTASKAQLGRSLLESQPLIRASGHSDCLEGVLPPPTPRQGRPGTVEALAPLSSCASEMQHKWPHAPVECTELDLQKFSTQAEFVGGERLEDAASRAMKRIPAESGGGVQEGAHHLPTAEIPPGEQPVDDAQSLVTQISSTAKGLPIAELPHSLVQSLAFLLDPSLNGVKNFSHVALELGLMPQLLGRISGFEQLVSHFTYAGAAVTVPLLAQALQRLQRFDALLLLCDHFTLSPTPDRQR from the exons ATGGCCTGCCAAGAGAGTGAGTACCTGGATGACCAGAAGAAATGTGTCCCCTGCAGAAAGTGCATGCCTGGGCAGGAGCTTTCCAAG GACTGCGGCGACGGCAGCGGCGGGGACGCGCAGTGCGTGGCCTGCCCTCCCAGGAAGTTCAAGGACCGCTGGGGACATCACGGCTGCAAGCCCTGCCTGTCCTGCGCCCTCATCAACCGCCTCCAGAAGTCCAACTGCACAGCCACGGCCGACGCGGTCTGCGGGGAGTGCCTGCCGGG GTTTTACCGGAAGGCGCGGATCAGCGGGCAGCTGGAGTGGGAGTGCATTCCCTGCACCAAGCAGACGCCATCCTCCGAGCCGCAGT GTCGGTCCAGAACAAACCTGGTGAAGGTCGCTGTCCCTACTGTACCACCCCAGGACACAGCCCTTCTTGCACTAACCAGCAGTGCCCTGGTCATCATCGTCCTGGTGCTTCTGGCACTTTCCATCATCTACTGCAAGCGATTCTGGAAAAGCCAGTGCCAGAGAG TCTTCCTGAGGACTCAGAACTTCTCGGGCCAGCGAGCAACGTTCCCGactgctgcagcacccagcaggtTCCTGTGCGAGGAGCAGATGTCTGGACCCTGCTGCCTGGGTGTGAAGAATTTGAGCCCTTGCTACAGGCAGGCAGAAG GCCCCGTGGAAGCGGTGCAGTTCATTTCGGATGGGGAAGCCGTGGGTCTCCAGCTCCCCTCTCTCCAGCCAGAGATGGACTTGCCACCAGCCATtacagccagcactgcctccaaggcccagctgggcaggagcctcCTGGAAAGCCAGCCCCTCATCCGAGCCTCAGGCCACAGTGACTGCCTGGAGGGGGTCCtgccaccccccaccccccggcAGGGCCGGCCGGGCACGGTGGAGGCTCTGgcccccctctcctcctgcgCCTCCGAGATGCAGCACAAGTGGCCGCATGCACCCGTGGAGTGCACTGAGCTGGACCTCCAAAAGTTCTCCACCCAGGCGGAGTTTGTGGGTGGTGAGCGGCTGGAGGATGCAGCGAGCCGGGCGATGAAGAGGATTCCAGCAGAGAGCGGCGGTGGGGTGCAGGAGGGGGCTCACCACTTGCCCACGGCCGAAATCCCACCTGGGGAGCAGCCG GTGGATGATGCCCAGAGCCTGGTGACTCAGATCAGCAGCACAGCCAAAG GTCTCCCCATAGCAGAGCTGCCCCATTCCTTGGTGCAGTCGCTTGCCTTCCTGTTGGACCCTTCCCTGAACGGTGTGAAGAACTTCAGCCATGTggccctggagctggggctcaTGCCTCAGCTGCTGGGACGGATTTCGGGGTTTGAGCAGCTGGTCTCACACTTCACCTACGCGGGAGCGGCGGTCACTGTCCCGCTGCTGGCGCAGGCGCTGCAGCGGCTCCAGCGGTTTGACGCCTTGCTCCTGCTCTGCGACCACTTCACGCTCAGCCCCACGCCGGACCGCCAGCGCTAG